The following DNA comes from bacterium.
CCTGTTTTGAAAGATAATGAAAACCTTCTTACTTGAAGGTGAAACGTTTTTCTCTGAAAAGTTTAAGGGTTGCGTTTACTACCCTTTTATCATAAAGGATACCTGCATTTTTTTCTATTTCTTCAAGCGCTTCTTCTAATGTATGTGCAGGTCTGTAGGGTCTATGAGAGGTCATTGCTTCTATAACATCCGCTACTGCAAGGATTCTTGCCTCAAGAGAAATCTCTCCATTCTTTTTACCTTCAGGGTATCCAGTACCGTTTATACGTTCATGGTGCTGATAAACTATTTTTGCTATGTGGGATAGTAGTTTAATATCATTAAGGAGTTTATATCCATGTGAAGAATGTGTCTTTACAAATTCATACTCCACATCGTTTAGTCGTGCTGGTTTATTCAGTATATCCATAGGTACAAAAATTTTCCCGAGGTCATGGATGGCAGAGGCAATCCTTAACTGCTCTATGGTTTTTTTTGAACATCCTAACTCTTCTGCTATTGCACAGGCGAGTTTCTCTGTCCCTTTCTGGTGTCCTGCAGTATAGGGGTCCCTCGTTTCTACAATATCCATAATTGCCTTTATTATCTCATTAAATGTCTGCTGGAAATCTTTTAATGTCCTCTGCAATTTTTTTATAAGGTTCATCTTATCTGTTATATCATATGCCATACCGAGGATACCTGTAACCTTCCCTTTTC
Coding sequences within:
- a CDS encoding PAS domain-containing protein translates to MKLTKLKNPAFRKVKIDKKFYETLLNHLPEKIFYKDIQSRYIMINKSLADDIGIKPEDIIGKTDFDVFPHHIAEQYRKNDIRIIRTGKAKQFLEPYCPPGRKCVVQCIKIPLKDRKGKVTGILGMAYDITDKMNLIKKLQRTLKDFQQTFNEIIKAIMDIVETRDPYTAGHQKGTEKLACAIAEELGCSKKTIEQLRIASAIHDLGKIFVPMDILNKPARLNDVEYEFVKTHSSHGYKLLNDIKLLSHIAKIVYQHHERINGTGYPEGKKNGEISLEARILAVADVIEAMTSHRPYRPAHTLEEALEEIEKNAGILYDKRVVNATLKLFREKRFTFK